The Ignavibacteriota bacterium genome window below encodes:
- a CDS encoding right-handed parallel beta-helix repeat-containing protein: protein MDSVSPGSAAPGVVILSDGNRIEGCEITGNGGDGVTMYGGNGNTIGGTSAGTANRIHHNGGNGVAVRQALATGSPPGNAMLGNEIHGNGAQGSISAPPV from the coding sequence GTGGACTCCGTATCCCCGGGTTCAGCGGCTCCGGGCGTCGTGATCCTCAGCGACGGCAATCGGATCGAAGGTTGCGAGATCACCGGCAACGGCGGTGATGGGGTCACGATGTACGGAGGGAACGGAAATACGATCGGCGGCACGTCCGCCGGTACGGCGAACCGTATCCACCACAACGGCGGCAATGGTGTTGCGGTACGGCAGGCGTTGGCCACCGGCTCCCCTCCGGGGAACGCGATGCTCGGCAATGAGATCCATGGGAATGGCGCACAAGGATCGATCTCGGCTCCGCCGGTGTGA